One stretch of Pyrenophora tritici-repentis strain M4 chromosome 4, whole genome shotgun sequence DNA includes these proteins:
- a CDS encoding GlcD, FAD/FMN-containing dehydrogenase, translated as MGDQNSADTLALLGKTIRVELQQKLSSKARVHLPSDENRTEFDKANLRFTQYERPTYLAVVDPSCEDDVIAVVKYAREKGIPFTPRGGHHAVTSTMRHFRNGICINMRPLNQMRWNVEKRQVTTGGGAITDEFVRFVHSLGMEVNVGSCPTTGIIGVAFGAGLGRLQGKYGFLNDNMVSCKLVLADGSVVIACKDSNPDLFWGIRGAGHNFGIALEATFQVYPQAHGGIHHTWDLEYTLDQCDEVFKTLNSVYDTMPAELAIFVLWMRQSSGRKHIILVNLVWSGSVAKADPYVQRFESLNPVLNSGRKSVPWPELPFSTYKEMNKLFCKPEVWLRGPYKMMGAACVDTFDLKTTREFFESVKAMSEEWEDCGWFSAMFECLPDQRVREIPNDATAFPWRGGSNHFLMLNATPKRMEDRKVFEDHLDYWKQRFIETSGYGRLQQYVSYGNGTSSMKDPLEALYGYEPWRLEKLRGLKQKYDPDNAFRWYQPIIEP; from the exons ATGGGTGATCAAAACAGCGCCGATACTCTTGCCCTTTTAGGAAAAACAATCCGCGTCGAGCTCCAGCAGAAGCTGTCAAGTAAGGCGCGTGTCCACTTGCCGTCCGATGAGAACAGAACAGAATTCGACAAAGCCAATCTGCGTTTCACTCAGTATGAGCGTCCAACGTATCTCGCCGTGGTCGATCCAAGCTGTGAGGATGATGTTATTGCAGTCGTCAAGTATGCCCGTGAGAAGGGCATCCCATTCACACCTCGCGGTGGCCATCATGCAGTCACAAGTACAATGAGGCATTTTCGAAATGGAATATGCATCAATATGCGCCCGCTCAACCAAATGCGATGGAATGTCGAGAAGCGGCAAGTTACTACAGGTGGAGGAGCAATAACGGACGAGTTTGTGCGCTTTGTGCATAGCTTAGGCATGGAAGTCA ACGTGGGATCGTGTCCTACGACTGGTATCATAGGTGTAGCGTTTGGCGCGGGCCTAGGACGCTTGCAGGGCAAATACGGCTTTTTGAACGACAACATGGTTTCCTGCAAACTCGTACTCGCCGACGGAAGTGTGGTAATTGCTTGCAAAGACTCAAATCCGGACTTATTCTGGGGTATCCGGGGAGCAGGTCACAATTTCGGCATTGCACTTGAAGCCACTTTTCAGGTCTACCCGCAGGCACACGGAGGCATCCATCATACTTGGGACTTGGAGTACACTCTAGACCAGTGCGATGAAGTTTTCAAGACGCTTAATAGCGTCTATGATACTATGCCTGCTGAATTGGCAATCTTCGTTCTATGGATGCGTCAGAGTAGCGGCCGTAAG CACATCATCCTCGTCaacctggtctggtctggttCAGTCGCGAAAGCAGACCCATACGTGCAGCGCTTCGAGTCTTTAAACCCAGTCTTGAACAGCGGACGAAAGTCAGTGCCATGGCCAGAACTACCTTTCTCAACGTACAAAGAGATGAACAAGCTTTTCTGCAAGCCTGAAGTCTGGCTACGGGGCCCCTATAAGATGATGGGCGCCGCTTGCGTTGATACCTTTGACCTCAAGACGACGCGCGAGTTCTTCGAGAGTGTCAAAGCCATGAGTGAGGAATGGGAGGATTGCGGCTGGTTCAGCGCCATGTTTGAATGCCTGCCTGACCAGCGCGTGCGCGAGATTCCCAATGACGCGACGGCGTTCCCATGGCGTGGAGGATCAAATCACTTCTT GATGCTTAATGCTACACCAAAGCGGATGGAGGATCGCAAGGTCTTCGAGGACCATCTAGACTACTGGAAGCAACGCTTCATTGAGACGTCTGGGTACGGTCGTTTGCAGCAGTACGTGAGCTATGGTAACGGCACGTCATCTATGAAAGATCCTCTCGAAGCACTGTATGGCTATGAGCCGTGGAGGCTGGAAAAGCTACGGGGTCTCAAACAGAAGTACGATCCTGACAATGCATTTCGATGGTACCAGCCAATCATTGAGCCATAA